From Penaeus vannamei isolate JL-2024 chromosome 37, ASM4276789v1, whole genome shotgun sequence, one genomic window encodes:
- the LOC113815507 gene encoding sperm-specific H1/protamine-like protein type 2 produces MSEDESNVEKKEEEKEAEQDAEATEGDAEDAKDEAPEPPKKRASRMSVPKAAKSPKKAGAGVKKKAPKKKQHPKTLDMVVEAIENLGDRKGSSVQAIKSYILQNFKTVRADMLKSMLRRALASGLESGVVTRPKGQAETQAMSGRYLLGKAAKRDEDEEVMPKESKRVQEAKARAKAKKVAKKKAAAKRSPAKKVAKKPVAKKASPSKAKKPVKKGKKGRK; encoded by the exons ATGTCTGAGGACGAGAGTAAcgtagagaaaaaggaggaggagaaggaggccgaGCAGGACGCGGAGGCGACAGAAGGCGACGCAGAAGACGCGAAGGACGAGGCTCCCGAGCCCCCGAAGAAGCGCGCGAGCAGAATGTCAGTGCCCAAGGCCGCTAAATCGCCAAAGAAAG CTGGTGCAGGCGTGAAGAAGAAAGCCCCGAAGAAGAAGCAGCATCCCAAAACACTTGACATGGTGGTGGAAGCAATTGAAAACCTCGGCGACAGGAAGGGCTCCAGTGTGCAGGCCATCAAGTCATACATTCTGCAGAACTTCAAGACAGTGAGAGCTGACATGCTGAAGTCCATGCTGCGTCGAGCTCTTGCCTCAGGCTTGGAGTCTGGGGTGGTGACACGTCCTAAGGGGCAGGCAGAGACACAG GCAATGAGTGGGAGATACCTTCTGGGTAAGGCAgcaaagagagatgaagatgaagaggtaaTGCCAAAGGAGTCCAAAAGAGTACAAGAGGCCAAGGCAAGAGCAAAGGCAAAGAAGGTCGCCAAGAAGAAGGCTGCAGCTAAGAGGTCGCCGGCCAAGAAAGTGGCCAAGAAACCCGTTGCAAAGAAGGCCTCTCCGTCAAAGGCCAAGAAACCagtcaaaaaggggaaaaaggggaggaagtag